The following nucleotide sequence is from Aneurinibacillus soli.
CTAATGATAACTACAGATCCTGCAAAAAACCACGAATTAAAAGATGACATTGAAAGAACATCTAAATCAACAGATGAGTTACTGACTAATTTAAGTCAATCAAAATTAGATGAAACATCAAAGGAAAAACTAGCTTCTCTTCAAGAACAAATAGGAATGTACAGAAGCGGGCGTGAAGAAGCGCTAAAATTAGCTATAGATAATCGAAATGCAGAAGCGTACCAAACGTATTTATCCAAAATGGTTCCTGCTCGTGATAACCTTAATAAAATTTTAAATGATATTGCAATATATAATAAGGATTTAGCTGAAAAGACAAACGAAGAAAGTAATACAAAAAGTACACAAATAATAGACCTTATGATTTTTTTGACCGTAGTATCACTGGTTTTATGCTCTGGTATTGGGATTTTAATTTCTCGAATGATTACTCGTCCTTTGAAAGAAGTACAAGCTCTCATGCAAAAGGCAAAAGAGGGAGATTTAACGGTATACGGTACATATCAATCAAAAGATGAAATTGGAATGTTAACAACTGATTTTAATGATATGATCGTGCAACTACGAGGAATTATTAAACAAGTAAGTGACAACGCTGTAAATTTATCAGCAAGTGCACAGGAACTTTCTGCTGGTAGCGAACAAACATCACAAGCAACTCAACATATCGCTGCTGCAATTCAAGAAGTAGCCGGTGGAGCAGAAACACAGGTAAAAGGTACGGAAGAGAGTGCACGTGCGATAGAGGAAATGGCAATTGGTATAAACAAAATCGCTGAGTCGTCTTCTTTTGCTGCTGAATCTTCAAATGAAGCAATAAAAAATGCGGAGAATGGAAGTCAAATTGTACAAAAAGCGATCGAACAAATGCGTGATATCCACTCTTCTGTAGGCGAATCAGCAGAAACGGTAAAACAATTGGGACTACGTTCGAATGAAATTGGTAAAATCGTTGAGGTGATTACTGGTATTGCAGCTCAAACAAATCTTCTTGCTTTAAACGCAGCGATTGAATCGGCACGTGCGGGTGAGCATGGCCGGGGATTCGCTGTAGTAGCAGATGAAGTGAGAAAGTTAGCTGAGCAATCAAAAGAGTCAGCAGAAAGCATTGCTTTAATCATTGAACAAATCCAAAGTGAAACTTCTACTGCTGTAGCTACAATGGAAAAAGGAACTCAAGATGTAGAAAATGGGGTTAACATTGTACAAAAAGCAGAAGAAGCGTTCGAACACATTGTACAATCTATTGAAAATATCGCTTCTGAAATTCAAGAGGTATCAGCAGCTTCACAACAAATGGCGGCTGGTTCAGAACAAGTGAGTGCCTCTGTGGTAGAGATCGAAAATAGTGCTAAGATATCCCATGAACATTCGCAACGGGTGGCCTCATCTTCAGAGGAGCAGTTAGCTTCTATTGAAGAAGTAACAGCGTCAATACAAGAATTAAGCCAAATGGCGCAAGAGTTGCAACAAATGACCAGCCGATTTATATTACGATAAGATATGTATAGATAATCAAAAGGCTGTACTCTTGTATATAAGAGTGCAGCCTTTGGTATTTTACCCGATTATGACCTTACCTTTGCTTTTTTAGGTTCAAGAAGATTGGTACCGACGACTCCTAAAATAATCATGAAGGCCCCGATGAGATGAAAGTATTCCAGCTTTTCTTGCAAAAATATAACCCCTGCAACAATGGTGACAAGAGTGGATAAATTGTTGAACACACTTATCTTGGAGGCTTCTATTTGCGATAACGCATAATTCGACAAAAATGATGTAACGAGAGAAGATAATACACCCAAAAAGAGGATAGATAGTACAAACAATGGATTCGAAAAAGGTGCAAAGAAGAGCGTGAGCGTCCCCTCCGAAACATGACGGATCACAGACATGCCATTGAAGAACAGAAAACCGATCGTTGTCATCATGTACGTTAAATCTATGACACTGAACTTTTGTGACATCTTTCTGGCTAGCACGCTATATCCAGCGAAAGAAAGCGCTGATAATAGGATTAAAATTGTTCCTTTGCTGTTCGTTGTTTCAAGATTGATGCCTTTCATAGCAAAAATATAGGCCACACCGACAACCGATAATAGAGTGAATATCTTTTGCCATTGACTGGTGTATTCTTTCAAGAAATAAGTTGCCAAAACCATCGTGAAGATGGGCACAGTGGCATGAATAATTCCCGCCTCCGAAGAGGAGGTATAGGCCAAGCCGAAAACCTGGAAAGTGAAGAACAATGCTGGGTAGAACAAAGCTAAAGGTAAGATCGACACTATATCTTTGACTTTGATATTCAATCGAATCCATCCAAAAATGATAGGAATCGAAGCTACCACAAACGATACGGTAAAACGATGCGCCAAAGTGTCCACTGGGTTTGTTATCGTCAGTGCTAATTTGACAAAAATAAACGCGAAGCCAATGATGAACGCATTCAATATAGCGGCGAGATAAGCCTTTTTTTGTTGTTTATGTTCGATCATGTATATAACCCCTAAGCATGCATGCAATGCTTTCCATTTACCGGTATAGTTCAATACTAAGGGGAGAATATGTATGATACAATGTGAAAAATAGCCATCTGTACCGGTACAAATTACTTGTGAGGAATCAAAAAATGCATAAATATCTACAATTGTTGAATGATCTGGAGACATTAATCGGGGAACGCCCATACAAAGAAGGAGAGAGGCTTCCTTCCATTCGAACGCTCGCACAGCAGTATCAATGCAGCAAAAGCACTGTCATTCGGGCAATGGATGAACTTGAAAAG
It contains:
- a CDS encoding methyl-accepting chemotaxis protein; translation: MNFIKNSKVSQKIFGLIILAGIFLAAVGYAGYYSIQQLKIHSNETYNDRLIPMQRFNQISTNTRSVDAYILELMITTDPAKNHELKDDIERTSKSTDELLTNLSQSKLDETSKEKLASLQEQIGMYRSGREEALKLAIDNRNAEAYQTYLSKMVPARDNLNKILNDIAIYNKDLAEKTNEESNTKSTQIIDLMIFLTVVSLVLCSGIGILISRMITRPLKEVQALMQKAKEGDLTVYGTYQSKDEIGMLTTDFNDMIVQLRGIIKQVSDNAVNLSASAQELSAGSEQTSQATQHIAAAIQEVAGGAETQVKGTEESARAIEEMAIGINKIAESSSFAAESSNEAIKNAENGSQIVQKAIEQMRDIHSSVGESAETVKQLGLRSNEIGKIVEVITGIAAQTNLLALNAAIESARAGEHGRGFAVVADEVRKLAEQSKESAESIALIIEQIQSETSTAVATMEKGTQDVENGVNIVQKAEEAFEHIVQSIENIASEIQEVSAASQQMAAGSEQVSASVVEIENSAKISHEHSQRVASSSEEQLASIEEVTASIQELSQMAQELQQMTSRFILR
- a CDS encoding DMT family transporter, which translates into the protein MIEHKQQKKAYLAAILNAFIIGFAFIFVKLALTITNPVDTLAHRFTVSFVVASIPIIFGWIRLNIKVKDIVSILPLALFYPALFFTFQVFGLAYTSSSEAGIIHATVPIFTMVLATYFLKEYTSQWQKIFTLLSVVGVAYIFAMKGINLETTNSKGTILILLSALSFAGYSVLARKMSQKFSVIDLTYMMTTIGFLFFNGMSVIRHVSEGTLTLFFAPFSNPLFVLSILFLGVLSSLVTSFLSNYALSQIEASKISVFNNLSTLVTIVAGVIFLQEKLEYFHLIGAFMIILGVVGTNLLEPKKAKVRS